DNA from Chionomys nivalis chromosome 11, mChiNiv1.1, whole genome shotgun sequence:
TTCTGGAGAGGGGGCGGGACCAGTACTCCGCGCCCCGCAGCGCGCCGGGAAAGCTGTGCGCAGAACCATTGGTTTGCTAATGCACCGGACTGAAAGGCGCGGGCTTCAGTTTATGGGGAAGTATTGTAATTACAAGACAAATTGCTCTGCTTCTCGCTTGGCTTGAGAGCGAGGAGGGTGGAGGGGACCCGTCGAGGTGAGGCGCGCGCCCGGCCTCCCTACAGATGTGCGGCAGCTGGAAGCCTGAGCGCCGCGGGGAGCCAGGAGTTTGGCCCTGAGAAGGCGGACGCGGGCGCGGGCGCCGCTTTGTACAACCCGCACAATGCCCTTAACACTCGGCTGCTCCCTTTGTGCCGAGCCTCCCGCCCGCCAGCCCCGCGGCGCCTTTGTACCTCGCCGCCACCTCCCTAAAGCCTTAGCTAGGCGCACGGAGGCCGTCCCGACCTGGCTGGCCCTGGCGCTTTAAAGCCACCCGGCGCGTGGCAGCGCTCGCCACTGGGTTTCAGCCCCGTCACCAGCCCAGGGTACAAACCCAGCCGGACCTGGTCCACCCGCCCTGCGGTGGGGGCAGGAGAACGTTCCAGAGTTCTGGTCACCTTTGCCCAGGCCTGAAAGGGGGAGGGCGGGTCTCGATTCTCCACGCTGCTTGGCGCTTGGGAGAGCACCGACAAGGCCCGTCAATGCccagagtggggtgggggagggagagtgaaggggtCAGAAAGATGCCCGGTTTGGGGGCgtcttgacccagcaatatccTAGTGAGCCCCTACAGAGGTCATTGTTTTCATTCCGTGaccacagagaaaaatgtaggacTTGTGCGACTTCTTTGGCCTCATAGGCACTGTCAGGAATGCCACTTCAGTCTTTTGGCCCCCAAACTAAGACCCAGAGAGTGCAAGAAAAGGCGTTATCTAGGTTTGAACCCAAGAATTTCCCTGGAGGTCATCCTTGTCAGTCACAGCTGTGATTATGACTTCCCGGAGCAATGAGACTGAAGTGAGGGATTGCTGCCCTTTCCTATATAGTAGGTGGTCTCAGGGCCTCCTGTGTCCTCACAACATGAAAAATGGACAGGCAGACAGGGACATACGATGCAGTCTGAACTCTCCTTGGAGCATCAGTGGTCCCCACCCCCGACTCCCCACCCACTGAACTTAAGAGAAGGTACACAGAACTGAACCCCAGttgttctcttcctccatcctacCCCCTCACCCCTTCGagacacattttctctgtgtagcactgtctgtcctgaaatcccctctatagaccaggctggcctcaaactcagagatctgtctgcctctgtctcctgaatgctgggattaaaggtgcaagcTATCACACACAGTTCAGTTGCTTTTCCGCTTAAAGACTGGTCCTCCACCAGGGTCACAAACCTGGAAGcctagggctggggctggggtggtCTGCCTCCCTTCTACATTGGGTCCTATCAGTCAATACTCCAGGCACTGGGTCCTTGGATGGAGGATGCTGTTGTGGCTCTGCGGGCGGGCAGCATGCTTTAATGGGACACATGTTGCCGCATGGCCCCCACAGGCCCCACTTGCAACTGGCTTTGAGCAGTCACAGGCAGAAAATTGCTACATTGTCCCGACATTAGAGCGACTAATTTAGCATCTCAGCGTGGCCAGAGCGTGAAAGGAAAGGCCAGCACTCCTCGCTGTCTTCATCGGGCCTCAGGACACCTAGGGCTCCGTCGTCATCATTTAGGGTGGCATGCAGCCCACAAAGCTCCACCAGAAGAATATTGAGAGATAAGAAGCAGCGAGGACTTGGCAAGCAGAGACTGTGGTGAGGTTCAGAACCTACAGTAGCTGGCTCAACAACGCCTGGAGAGGATGGGTTTGGGAAAAGTCTTCATACTGAAAGAGTAGTggtgggtcaaggaagaaatttaaaataaataaataaaaggagtcctcagggaagaaggaagcatcCTGAAAGCCCGAGGCAGCCTGGACCATTGGAAGGGGCTCCATAGAGGGAcacagggacagctctcctgtaTCGCATCCcttttctgtcccctcccctccccctctgggCTTTTCCAGTTCCTAGAGCCTCATTGACATGCAAACGAGGTACCCCTATAAAGGTACCACAGCCTACTGTCTGCGCAGACATCACAAAATGGGCACCGAGCCCACGTCGAGGGGCAACCCCAGTGGCTCAGCCAGCAGCTTCCGAAAGGTCTGGGGGGTCCTGAAGGGTCTGGGATGGGGACTCCTGGGGTGGGAACCCCTGGGGTGGAGGGAATGGAGGCCTGGAAAGCTAGGGCTCTTCCTCTGAGGACTACTGGCTGGCCCACAGATCTCCAAACCTCTGATGGAGAAGAAGCGCCGTGCACGCATCAATATGTCACTGGAGCAGCTCAAGTCTCTTCTGGAGAGACACTACTCACATCAGGTaaggcaggagaggaggggagcGACTGCTCCAGCCCTCCCCAGTCTGCCTGTTAAGAGAGCATCTTGCGACTTGGCAGATACGGAAACGGAAGTTGGAAAAGGCTGACATCCTGGAGCTGAGTGTCAAGTACATGAAAAGCCTTCAGAATTCTTTGCAAGGTAGCGAAGTAAGGGCTCGAAGATCTACAATGAGACACTGGGAGGGACATGTGAGAGCTAGCCATGGGGTCTTGGGGCTAGGTGTGGCATCGTTTGCCAGTAAACCCAACACTTGggacgctgaggcaggaggatggagagctGGAGAGCCGTCTGAGCTACAAGTGATACCCTAGGGTAGGATGGGGGATGGGCAAAGGAGAAAGCCGGTGAACAGCTAGGTGAGGAGGGTCCACCTCCTAGCTGGGGTGGATGTGGGGAAGGACAGCTAAGGCCTGTCTGGCCTGTCTGTAACCTTGCAACCTGAGTGTAAGCATAGGTCTGCCCCACCCAGGAGACCATCTTCTCCCTTGATGTCCTTATGCATCTCCCCTTCCTTTTATCCTCCACGCCTCTTctgttccctcctctcctcccttcctttcttcaggaCTCTGGCCAGTACCCAGTGGGATCGACCACCCGTCTGGCTTCCAAGGCTGCTTGCCCGGCGTGAGTCAGCGGCTTCGGCGCGGAGAGGATGGCAGCGGCCTCCGCTGCCCCCTGGTGCTCGAGCGCAGGTCAGGCAGCACCATGGACAGCGCCAGCCCGCAGGCGGTCTCTATTCTCAGGCCCTGCCTCCCGGCCATCTGGGCCCCTGCTTCCGCTGCAGGTGACTCCCAGTCCCCGCTGTCCCCGTTCCCTCTCCCTAGAGGTCTCCCCGAGTCCTCTACCGGCGTTCCCGCACCACAACCAGCGTCAAACTGCCAAACCGAGAACCCGAGACCCGGGCTTGGGGTGTGGCGTCCTTGGTGAGTCCCAGGCAAGGATTCAGACTCAAGACCCTTCCCCTGCCCCATCACCCGCTGTCTAGTCTGGGGACACATAAACTATTTGGGGCGCCCCTATAGTGACTGCAGGAACTCTTTCAATCGGTGGCCTGGTGGGGCTGCAGAAAAATCCACGCAGCCACTTGCGGATGTGGTCTACGTGAGTTCACCCACTCCGGTCCCACCCACCAGCCAGATcagctccctcctcccaccttcagTGGAGCTAGGAGAGGACGTGTGGAATgtgcccctttcccagggagcCGGGGCTGGCATTCCGCCCCTGACCTCCTTCTCCACGACTGCGTCACGGTGGGAAGGTCGCGATCGCCAGCGGCGCAGAGCGGACCCCTCATAGCGAGGAGAATCGCTGCCCCGCCCTGGTCCATTCAACCGGCCTCGGGCGCTCCGTTCCCACGGGCACAAAGCGCGCAGAGCCCCGCCCCTCCAGCGAGGGGCTCCCattccatcccacccccacccaagatCTTCTCCGCCTCCGCACGGGGCCCACCCTGTGGGCGCTCTCTCCAAGATCCTCCCTTCGCAGATGCCCACGGCTGCAGGGTGCTGGTGCAGAGCAGGGGCTCCGCCCCTAAGGTGCATTGAGTGCGCCAATGTCGCTGCTTCGCCACAATCCCAGGTCCCACCCATCGCTGCTTGGCACCGCCCGTGCAAAGCTCGGCACTTCCGAGAACTGCGCATTTTGTGTTCTGAAAAGACGGGTGCCCGGGACCACATAGCGCCTTCTGAGCCCTAGGCTCTTGGAGTGCTCTTGCACCTGTTACCATGAGCTGCGACTACAGAGGAGAGCTTTTCGCTCCCAGGCTCCTGTCATGGGCCAGCCTGGGGTCCAGCACCTCCTAGTACCAACGTGCAATTCTGAATAAAGACTGGCTGTTTGTACAGAGGCCCAGACGTGAGTGTACCACGTAATATCAAGTTTGGGGCGGCTCTTGCCCTGCCGATAAACACGCTCTGGTCTACTCAGGATTCTCCGCAACTTGGTTCTCCCACACTAACCCATCCCCACACCGCGGGCTTTCTGGAGCAAGGACCAGTACAGAGCCCAGCCCTGGCCATCTCAAGGTGGCCTCTGGTCAATCAAGCTGGTGGGAGAAAAGCCAAGACTTTTCTCTCCTCTACCGCTAGGTGGCGGCCTCTCAGCGAGGACCGGAAGGAGTGGTCGGTGAATTCCACCAGAGTCTGAGATCGAGGTGTCCAAGCCAGTCGTAGAGGTACTGAGACAACCTCACAGGGGCGACCAAACCCTGGCCCCACGCACAGGTCAGGTTGCCACCCGTGTCAGAGGACCTTTCTCTGACTGGTGGGCTTTGGGGCCCACCTGCTTCCTAGGGTTGTGGGCCCAGGTCTGTCTCGCTGGCCAGGACTGCAGCACCTGCTTGGAGAAATGGCAAGTCCAAGGGAATGGTACACCAGTCTAGACGGCAGGGGAGTAGCTAGTTTGGGCTGCAAAGACAGGTTTCCGTGAACCAGCCTCAGAAGGCTGTGTGCAAACCATgaggacattttttttattgggtccTGTACAGAAGAGAAAAGCTGTTTTTCAAAAATCTACAAACGAATCCCTGACTCAGGGCTGGACAGTGGTATACAGTTAGCGTTCTTACTGGTAACCCGTGGCCGAGGTCCTTACAGGCGTCAGCAAACAGGGAGGCTGAACAAGGACCGGGAAAGAGCCCTAGAGCCTAGGGTATTCTGCTTGGGGTTTGCCCTTAAAGTTTTGTAAAAAGTAGAAGAGACTTGGGGGACCACGTCCCCGTTACAAGTATTGCCATTGAATACAAAACAGAGTGAAAACTGAAGGTGATAAATTGACGATTTGAGGCCGGTGAGGCAGACAGCGGCTAGCTGGTGGCCTCTGCCCCCACCCACATGACATGAGTCCCTAAAGGCACAGCAGCAAATGGGCCAGAGGAAGCTTCTCCCACGTCCAGAGATGGACAGACTGCAGTCCCCTGCTCTGCTCATTTGGGGTGGCTTATCTTTCGCTGACCCCATACCCAGGGACTACAGGGACCTCTGAGGCCTAGGATAGGGCAgtcacccacccccatccccagctgGAGTTGGAActccgcctggagagggaaaggagatggGCCTGGCCATTGGGCAGTGAAAAAGGGGGCACAGGCTGCTCTGTGCTGGCCTTAAGACCATCTCCAGACCTGACACGGCACGCTACCCCATTCCCAGCTCACAGCCTGGGTATTTCCTGGGAAGACCTATGTCCCTGGCACAGCCCTGAGGGAGGTCTACCCAGGAGAGCAAAGCCCTTCTTTGTGGCTGAGGAGGGGTAGAGGACACCCTTTGTGGGGCCTTTGCCTGCGTGGGTGGGAGGCAAAGCTGGAGATGGGCACCAAGACAGGGAAGCCCACTTCCATTGCTTCAGCTCTCTGCACCAGGTTCCCACAGCCTTGGCGGCAGGATACAGAAGTGGCCAGCATAGTGGGAGTGGCCAGCATAGTGGGAGTGGCCAGCATAGTGGGAGTGACCGGCATAGTGGGAGTGACCAGCATAGTGGGAGACAGGCAATACGGTGGAGTCTTGAGCACGGGGACACTAATGGGGGCCAAGGTGGCTGTTATACCCATGGTGTTGTGCTTTAGCTAAGGTGAGTTTCAAAGAGGGCAAGGGTCATTGAGACGGGGAGGCCTcagatcgggggggggggggagtcactTGCTGAAGGCTAACCCTCACAAAGGCCCTAGACTACCTCTCGCATTTGGTCCATTCAAGTACGAGGGCACATAGACCAGGATTATTCTTCAAACAGCCCTGAGAGATGTATCATGGTCATCCACTCATcagagaagggaaactgaggcaggtcaCGGGGAAACCTGCTCAGTAGAACTTGTTTGGGTTCTGAAGACCCCTGTGCTCACAGAGGCTCTACGGGCCATACCCTTgaggggaggcagatgcagggccAGTAAAGATGAATGTTGTCCTGTAGCTTCTGGCTTAAGCTTCTCCGAGAAGAGACTTTGTCCTTTCTCATGGTGGTCGGATCTCAGGGTCCCCTATATACCCAGTCTAGCCTCAGAGGGCTGGGGGAGGTGTACCAAGTGTGCAGATGCCACTCACTTCAAAGGCACAGTCTGTCCATTCCTGGGAGGTGCTGTGCTCAGCAGCAGGTCTATGTCCTATGCAGCTATCAAGGGCGGCCATCATTCCTCCAGGCGATATCAGAAGGAAGGAACCACAAGAGGGGCGCAGAGACAACCATCCAATCACCCCTAGGGTGGGTGGCACTTGTCCGCGCTCCTAACACATGCGGTGGCATCTTTGGTGCAGCGCCTCTCCCATCTGTATGGCGTCTCTGGAGAGGCCCGTGAGGGCCCTAGGACGCAGAGCCCAGTGAGTCCGAGTGCAGCGTGACATAGCCCGAGGACTCGGAAGGCGAGCTCAGAAAGCTGCTGGTGCTGCCGCCGCCCACCACGTGTAAGCCTCCGGGCTCGCCCCACGACGCGCTCAGGCCGGTCTGCAGGGGCCCCGCATGCGCGCGCGTGGCCCTGCGTCCATGGCTGCGTTGAGCACGGCCGCCAGGAGGCGTCGGGACCTCACAAGGCTCTGTGCAGTAGGAGGCGGCCGGGAAGGGCCGCGCTGGGGCGGGTAGACGACGCAGGGCCTGGGGCTCGCGCTCGAAGGCGGTCAGCGCTAAGGCATCGGGCAGCAGCGAGACCGAGGCGGAGCGGGCGCCGGGCCCGGGGCGGCGACGCGGACTGCCCGGAGGCGAGTCGTGGGTGCGACGCGGGCCGCCATCCACGGACGAGGGCTGCAGAGACAGCAGGCTCTCGGCCGAACGACGGCGCGGGCGGAATGCGGGTGCGTCCTCAGCGAAAGCCAGCAAGCTCCCGCGCCGCCGGTCGGGCCCCGCGGGCAGCATTAGGTGTGCCAGGGCTGCTAGGTCCTCGCCGGAGCTCCAGCGCGGCAGGAAAGTGGGCAGCGGGACAGCGGCCCATACGTCGGCGTCATCGTGGGAGAACCGCCGTGTGGGTGGGACCTGCGAGCACCCGGCCGGGCTGAAACGGGGCAGCCCTCCTGGAAACCCGCACTGATGCCTCCCCGCGCCCTGCAGAGCAGTGTGTGGGTCAGGGACTAGGACCCCCTGGATCGGTGCTTTGAGATTTGGGGCATGTGACAACCTCTCTGAAACTCGGTGTTGACTGAGCTTGGGTCAGTTGGAAAGTCTCATGGGAAGGTTCACAGACACCAATGGATCCCTCTTCCAGGGCACAGGGATGGGCCCACCCGCACAGGTGACCTCGAGGTAAAAACCAAAGGCTGACAGCCATACACTGCCACTGATATCTGCGTGCATGCAagcgagagagggagagagaacgaGAGCAAGAGCGAGCAagtgagacagagagggagagagagagagagagagagagagagagagagagagagagagacttttgagGCCCCTCTGTTCTGCCTCAACCTTACCTGCAAATACTGCATCCGATCCTCCTGCAGGGGCCGCAGAGGGTACAGCTGGGGTAAGCCTCCCTCCAAGGCAGAGAGCTCATACTTGGCCATCCTGTCCAAAGCCACGAAGTCACCCCCGTAGCTGTAGTCAAGGGAGCGCTCCAATACTAGGTCGGGGGAGATGCTGCCATCTAAGCTGGTCTCTGCAGGACAGGACGGAAGCATGGCACCATGACACCGTGGGAGCAACAGGAAGGTTTTTAGGGATCCCCATAAGGAAGGGACTTGTTTGCAGAAAGGGCAGGCAAGgttcagagttcaaatcccagctacAGAACACTTTAGCTGTGAGGCTGAAGGCTGGAGGCTGCCATATTGCGCTTCTTTGCTCCTCTGAGATTTGGGGTGGGAACTCTATGGGACTAAACACCCCCACAGCCTGACAGCTCCTGGCACACAGACTATCACTACAGGAATATCTGGTGGTGGTGAACATGGTCACCTAAGTGCCATGCGGTGGGGATATACCAAATGACTATTTCATCTGACATCCAGTGATCTCACCCAAGCACGGCCCACCCCAGAGGCCATCCCGAGGCCGTCCTTACCATTGTCAGAGTCCTCATCATTGGACATCAGGGCCATGCACTTCTCCCAGACTGCCTTGAGGTCTGCCCGGTAACGGTCACAGGTCCAGAGGAAAACAGGGAGCAGCAAGGCCTGGGCCACTGAGCACCACAGGACACACAGTACCATCCAGGGCGCTGAGGCATCAGCCCGCAGGCTACTGAAACTCACCACCTGTGGGCACAGGgctagcctgacctacagagcccTCCCTACAACATCCCTCCTAGTCACAGCCGCACCACCGGTATGGCGGAACCCATAACCCACTGCCCAGAGGAAAAGGAGGACTAGGTGGTAGCTGCAGGAAACAGGCAGGGTCCCGTGCCCACCCTGAGTATAGCTCAACTGTGCATGTCACTCCTCAGTGTGCTGGGCAGCAGCCTCATGGTGCCCATGGGATGATGTGACGTGAGTTACTGCCACCTGCTTGCAAAGGAACAGGCCAGGAAAAACAGGCCTCAAGCCTGTTTCTGTCCCTGCCGTATCTTCCTGGGTCAATGCCTCCTTAGCTCTGCCCCTCCAAGCTCAGACTCCAGAGGAACCCCAGCAGCCAAAGGGCTCTTCCCAGGGTCCCCTCCTCAGTTTGGGAAGTGTTTTAACAATGCTGCAACAAAGCAAAAATGGGCACAGCGTGTCTGTTCTGTGATCTGTGTAATCCTTGGAAAGCCGCTGGATTTCTCAGGGgctccatttcctcatctgtgaaatgggcttttttttcttcctttctctgagacagggtttctctgtagccttggagtctgtcctggaactcacgttgtagaccaggctggcctggaactcacagagatccgcctacctctgcctccctagtgctgggattaaaggcctgcaccaccagtgCTTGGCTACATTCACTCTTTAaagcatttatgtatgtgtgttttgcctgcatgtatgtacaccacgAGCGTGCCTATGGGTagctgtgaatcaccatgtggatactgggaggaaacaaaacccaggtcctctgcaggaacagctgTGTTCTTAActaccgaaccatctctccagccctgacgtAAGAACTGTTGATAAGGCTTGTGACAAGCAGAGGGGCTCCATCGATGGCACCCACTTCCCAGCTCCGAGAACATGCTGGGGTGGCCCCTCCCGTCTTTACAGGGCTTTGTGCTGCTCAGGGCAGTTTCTTAGCTCTTACCATTGACATAAAGGCCCCACTGTAGGTGAGGACCctagagggggagggggattggCCTGCTGGGGGCAGAGTGTCAGAGAGAGCCAGGGATGCAGCCCAAGAGGCCCTCGATTCTGAAGCTGCCCTGGATCTGGGTCTTCTCTGGGACTGTGTCCAGCAGCAACTCAAGGCTATGTGGGCAGGCTGGCTCTGGTCTGGCTCTTTCTCTCCCAGACCTTTTGAGGCAGGAGTAAGACAGGAGCTGTTTACTGAGTGTAAACTTCAATCTTGAGCCAGCCTAGTCCAAGCTGTTCCACGGACTGCAGGCAGTCCCGCTGCACCATGGCTAGCAAGGCCTTCCTCTAGGGAGCCTTTCATTTACCTTCTCCAGACTTACAAGGAAGTGCAACTTCAGAGAAGGTGTTAGGGGCCTGCCCTATGCCAATTCAACTTCCCCTACCTACCGGCCACATCCTGGGACCTGGGCAGGGGAAGGCAGTTGCATTGCTTCTAAgggccttgggggaggggagaaagtaCCTCTGCGGTGTGACAAAAAGACCCTACCTAGTCAGCTGACAAGGGCTCAAATCTCATCACATCTACCCTGACTTTAGGCAGGTTCTCAACctctctcaactctgccttcaaaatctgtaaaatgggagtgaTAATTCACAGCTCAGAAGTCAAGCCTGAGGTTTCAGCCACCTGATGCAGTCCCTAGGCTGTCCTAGAAGCTCCCTACCCAACAGCCTCACCCACCAGCACAGGGAAGCCCATGAGGCAGTCATAGATGACCACGATGGTGACCACCAGGCCCGTAATCTGCAGCGAGGTCTTGGCAGGCTCCGAGCCGTCAATGGAGGAGCGACGCTTGCCCTGTGTATCCTCCACCACGATGGTGGGCACAGTGAAGGCACGGTGGTCCGCCCGGTGCCCCACCTGCGTGGTCAGTGTCTGGAAGAGGGCAATGGCTGTGCAGACCACGCCCATGGCCACGCTACCACCCACCAGTAGCAAGAAGCAGACGCCGAAGCCAAGGCCGATCTCAGCCACGATGAAGCGGCAGCCATGGGTGTAGAAGCGCTCACTGGTGTCGTGCCAGCCAACGGCAGGAAGGGCCGAAAGGATAAAAGACACCATCCAGATGCCCATGACTGTGTGCACCGCCTGCTTCTTGGCATTGCTCAGCCTGGCatgggacagggcaggacagagaaacctggcATTACTCACCAAGGGACCACAGAGGGCCCTGACAAACCTTCCCCACTGACAGTACAGTCTCTACCCAGCCAGCACTGCAGGACCTTGGTTCCTCACTGGACAGCCATTTGTGCACCTGTCCCTCTCGTCAGGCGTTTGTGTGCCGTGACACCCCTGTTCAGTCATGAGCACCCCTACCTGCATGCCCCCCCTGCAGTCCTGGACCTTCTCACCCATCCTGGCACAGCACACCCAGACGTCGGTGCTCACCGGTAGTTGACTGGCCAGCGAACCATCCACATGCGGTGGTAGGCGATGGAGGTGACGGAGAAGCAGGTGGCTAGCGTGAGGGTGTAGAAGGTGGACACGAACACCTTACAGAGGCCCTCGTTCCACTCGTAGTCGGGACGCTGCCTCCGCAGCTGCACGACGGCGTAGGTGGCAATGGGCACCGCCACGTTGAGCATGTGGGTGGCTGCCAGTGTGCACAGCAGGAACTCCAGAGGCTTCCACTTCCTCTGCTTGGCACCCACACTGAGGATGCCCCAGGCGTTGGCTAGCAGCGACAGGCCTCCACACGCCAGCCAGCCGACCGCACTGCCAGGCAGCCGCCGCTCATCACTCATGGTGCAGACGGGAGCTGGCGAGTGGCTGaggcatcctcctcctcttcacgaTGCAGCAGCCCTCACACGTCGGGGCTTGGTGATGCCAGTGGCCACAAGCAGCTGGGAAGGGAGCAATGGACACTCAGTGAGATATCAGACAACAGCACAGAGCTCCAAAGGAGAGGCGAAGAGtcctgtgtggccctggcttACACCAGGCTGCTGTCCCAGAAGAAACTCATAAGTTATTGGGCAGGAGGCCCAAGGGGCAGTATACAGGGGTGCCAAGTAAGTACACATTCCCTC
Protein-coding regions in this window:
- the Hes3 gene encoding transcription factor HES-3 yields the protein MEKKRRARINMSLEQLKSLLERHYSHQIRKRKLEKADILELSVKYMKSLQNSLQGLWPVPSGIDHPSGFQGCLPGVSQRLRRGEDGSGLRCPLVLERRSGSTMDSASPQAVSILRPCLPAIWAPASAAGDSQSPLSPFPLPRGLPESSTGVPAPQPASNCQTENPRPGLGVWRPW
- the Gpr153 gene encoding probable G-protein coupled receptor 153 isoform X2, translated to MSDERRLPGSAVGWLACGGLSLLANAWGILSVGAKQRKWKPLEFLLCTLAATHMLNVAVPIATYAVVQLRRQRPDYEWNEGLCKVFVSTFYTLTLATCFSVTSIAYHRMWMVRWPVNYRLSNAKKQAVHTVMGIWMVSFILSALPAVGWHDTSERFYTHGCRFIVAEIGLGFGVCFLLLVGGSVAMGVVCTAIALFQTLTTQVGHRADHRAFTVPTIVVEDTQGKRRSSIDGSEPAKTSLQITGLVVTIVVIYDCLMGFPVLVVSFSSLRADASAPWMVLCVLWCSVAQALLLPVFLWTCDRYRADLKAVWEKCMALMSNDEDSDNETSLDGSISPDLVLERSLDYSYGGDFVALDRMAKYELSALEGGLPQLYPLRPLQEDRMQYLQVPPTRRFSHDDADVWAAVPLPTFLPRWSSGEDLAALAHLMLPAGPDRRRGSLLAFAEDAPAFRPRRRSAESLLSLQPSSVDGGPRRTHDSPPGSPRRRPGPGARSASVSLLPDALALTAFEREPQALRRLPAPARPFPAASYCTEPCEVPTPPGGRAQRSHGRRATRAHAGPLQTGLSASWGEPGGLHVVGGGSTSSFLSSPSESSGYVTLHSDSLGSAS
- the Gpr153 gene encoding probable G-protein coupled receptor 153 isoform X1, with translation MSDERRLPGSAVGWLACGGLSLLANAWGILSVGAKQRKWKPLEFLLCTLAATHMLNVAVPIATYAVVQLRRQRPDYEWNEGLCKVFVSTFYTLTLATCFSVTSIAYHRMWMVRWPVNYRLSNAKKQAVHTVMGIWMVSFILSALPAVGWHDTSERFYTHGCRFIVAEIGLGFGVCFLLLVGGSVAMGVVCTAIALFQTLTTQVGHRADHRAFTVPTIVVEDTQGKRRSSIDGSEPAKTSLQITGLVVTIVVIYDCLMGFPVLVVSFSSLRADASAPWMVLCVLWCSVAQALLLPVFLWTCDRYRADLKAVWEKCMALMSNDEDSDNETSLDGSISPDLVLERSLDYSYGGDFVALDRMAKYELSALEGGLPQLYPLRPLQEDRMQYLQGAGRHQCGFPGGLPRFSPAGCSQVPPTRRFSHDDADVWAAVPLPTFLPRWSSGEDLAALAHLMLPAGPDRRRGSLLAFAEDAPAFRPRRRSAESLLSLQPSSVDGGPRRTHDSPPGSPRRRPGPGARSASVSLLPDALALTAFEREPQALRRLPAPARPFPAASYCTEPCEVPTPPGGRAQRSHGRRATRAHAGPLQTGLSASWGEPGGLHVVGGGSTSSFLSSPSESSGYVTLHSDSLGSAS